A stretch of DNA from Gimesia chilikensis:
AGCGGGCAGGCCGCTGCCTTTTGGGGTACCCATTGCGGGGTCACCTGCCGGAACTCGCTCTGCAGGACAGTAAGCCACATTTAATAGAGCAGAGTCGCCAGCTTGCGACGGTACGCGCTGGTCAGGGCTGACTGTGGCCCCAGCAGATCGAAGATTCGCAACATTGTGGCTTTGGCTTCTACGCCTGCTCCCGCTTTATCTTCCGCGATGATCGCCAGACAGATTTCCAGGGCTTCTTCATGTTTGTTGGAAATCGCCAGGGCGTCTGCTAAGGCGATTTTGAGGTCAGCATTATCGGGATCTGCCTCCAATGCTTTACGAGCCTCTTCCACCCCACCCGCTTCATCCGCGGCTGCCTGAAGTTCGAGCTGCGATTTAATCTGCTCTGCTTCGGGCTCTAGAAACCCACGAGCTTCCAGTTCTTCAATGATCTGGCCGCATTCATCGAAGCGGGACAACTTTACCAGCACAGCTGCCAGTCGCAGTTTGATGGTATCGTTTTTCGGATCGAGTTCTGCTGCTTCACGGTACTTGCCTTCCGCGGCCGCTGGATCGGTCTCTTCGAGGATCTGACCTTCCTGCAGCAACATATCAATGGGAGAAGGCACCAGTTGCGTTACCCATTCCCTCAGCGACTCTTCGGGCAGGATCCCCTGGAAATGATCGACGGGCTGCCCGTTCAGGAAGGCGACCACAGTCGGAATCGATTGCACGCGGAATGCGGCCGCCAGTCCCTGTTGTTCGTCGATATTGATTTTCGCCAACTGGACTTTGCCCTGGAATTCGTTGATCACGTTTTCCAGCATAGGAGCCAGCTGCTGACACGGACCGCACCAGGGAGCCCAGAAATCGATGATGATCGGCATCTGTTGTGACTTCTGCAGGACTTCGGTTTCGAAGTTCTCTTCGGTGACATCAATGATCCAGGGTGCATTGGCTGACATGATATGTTTCCTTATCTGAGACTCCCAGGAGGGGAAACTCTGTTGGTTTGACAATCAGTTCCGGGTGACAGGGAGTTCGCAGATTGCCCACTGCCCGAAATTTTCTTCTACTTCAATCTGGACCGATTCAATCTGGCTTGCAGCGTCTGATCCTATCACAGTCATCAGCTGCTGGCCAATCCAGTGCGCGATTAATTCAGCCGTTGTATTGGCAACCGGCAGCAGGATACAGTCCTCACGCGGGAAAACCCAGCGCCGTTCTTCGAACGTGGCTTCGACTTCATTCTGATCTTCCCTGACTTTAATTTTATCGTGCTGCGTGGGAAGCAGAACACGGTGATCGAGCGCATCGACCGTTTTCTGCAACTGATCACGAAGTGCAATGAAATCGAAGACGTAACCGTTTTCGTCTAGAGGCCCGGTCAGCTCAGCAGCGACACGCCAGTTGTGACCGTGCAGACGCTCACAGATATTGCCGTTGAATGTGATAAAGTGTGCCGCACTGAAGACGAGGTGGTCTTTGGTGACGCGAACTTTGTATCGGGGGACGCTATCCTTCATAAATTAACGAGCTCAATTCTGCTTGAAAAGGTGGAGGGACTTTTTTTCTGATTGTAGCCGGAGCAGGGGGCTTGATGAAACCGTCCCGCAGGGCAACAAACAGGGCCGCGACGATTAAATCGGCTGTCGTTCCCGGATTCCTGCGATTTCCCGTTTCGCGCAACCAGCGGTCAAGTCCCTGCAAACTGCTCTCAAAGTCTTCTGCCTGTAAGGTCTCGCGAGCTCGCCGGGCTGCTTCTTCTGCTTCAGCCCTGCCACATTTACGGGCGATCAATGTGTCCGGACAGGCAGCCATCAGCATGAGCTGCAGACGAATGACGGCAGTTTCCCAGTCTGAGGATTGATTCCAGAAATCCTGTAGTGCGGGGACCGCTGTCTGGAGGGTGATCTCAAATCCGCTGGCATATTCTCGCGCGACGGCATCCCGCTCAGCTGCCAGGGCCATGACTTCGCGCAGTGTGCCCGTTGGTTCGTCTAAGATATCCTGCGTTTCTGTCTCTCCCAGGCCACCCGGACAGGCCACTCTGATTGCCTCGTAAACCAGTCGCGCGTCAGCGACACTCAATCCCTCCAGGACCGATTCAATTCCCGCAGAGATGGTCAGCTCATTCGGTATGGCCAGCAACGGGGCCAGTAACAGGACCATGCCCAGGTTGGAGTTGCTGGCAGAGACATCTCGGGTTGCTGTGATGCAATTCAAGATGGTTTCACCTATCCTGCCTGGCTCTGACTGTGGGAGCAGGGGGGCAATCGCCCGTGCAGAACGGAGGAAATCAACGTACATCAGATCAGGAAACGAGACGCCAGGATGAACATTTCCCGGTTTGCGTGCGGTCGCTTCGAGCAGGCAGGCCAGATAGCACCAGTTTTCGAGTTGTGCTTTATTTTGACTCATATACGCTGGTTTGATTGATGGTCGGTGAAAATCTGCGTACAACAGTAAGTAAAGACTGTTAAGAATATTGCGGGGGAATTCACTCCGAGGTCAATTCTGCAGGATCTATCCTGAGAATTGAAGTCTCTGACAACTTGAACCGAACAGGTAACAGGAATTGTTTTATGAGCCCATCGATTGAGCGTCAACAGCTGCAAACCGTGCATATTGTCCCACTGACCGCCTTCGATCAGCAGGATCGGATCAACGTCGAGATGCAGTCAGCACACACGACGAAACTGTATGAGGCAGGCATGCGTGTTTATCTTCCCGGGGCAGGGACCAGTGAATTTCACAGTCTGCTGCCAGAGGAAATCGTGCAGCTGGTGAAGATCACTCGCGAAGTTACCGGTCCGGAAACCCTGATTTTTGCACCCATCGGTTACCAGGTAAATGCAGCGAAGCAACTGGCGGTTGACTGTCTGGAGGCAGGGGCCACCGGCATCATGTTCATGCCGTTTGCGCATCCTTACATGAGTGATCGCGGGGCGGAAGAATATTACCGTGCAGTGATGGACGCTGCCGACTGTCCTACCTTGTTCTATAAGAAAGCGGCGATTCCCAGTGACGAGCTGCTGCTGGAGCTGGCCTCGGACGAGCGGGCCGTGGGGGTCAAGTATTCGGTGAATCAGATGCATCAGTTCCGGACCACGGTCAGCGCCGATACGGAAGGCATGGAATGGGTCTGCGGTTCTGCAGAGCGGTTTGCCCCTTATTACATGCTGGCTGGTTCAGGTGGATTTACCAGCGGGGCCGGGAATGTCTGTCCGCATCTGTCGCTGGCGATGCACGCGGCGTTTCTCTCGGGCGACTATGCCGAGGGAATGCGAATTCAGCAACAGATCCTGCCGATCGAAGATTATCGGGCACGCTGCGGGGACAGCTTCAACATCAGTATGTTGAAGTATGCCATTACTCTGACCGGAGCAGACTTCGGACCTCCGCGGCCACCTCAGCGGACACTGACCAGCGAACAGGAGGCAGAGATTCGTCAGCTGATGGAGCCGGTTCTGGCTGCGGAAGCTGAGTTGGCGCAACAAAAAAGCCCCGTTTCGTAAAACGGGGCTTTTCGTTTGATTCTCAGAATCAGGCAGTTGCCATCCGTTCTTCTTTTTCTTTCAGACGACGGGCAACGACTTCTTCCTGAATGTTACGTGGAACCTGGGCATAACGCGAGAATTCCATGCTGAATCCACCTTTACCCTGGGTCATGGAACGCAGTTCGTTGGCATAGTCAAACATGCTTGCCAGCGGGACTTCAGCGATGAAGACACTCGTTCCCATTTTGGTTTCCGATGTATTGATCACACCGCGTTTCTGAGCGATATGACCAGTGACAGCACCCTGGAATTCTTCAGGAACTTCCACTTCAAGTTTCATGATCGGCTCAAGCAGTGCCATGTTTGCTTTCTTCAGAGAGTCACGCATACAGTTGAATGCGGCGACGTTGAACGCCATTTCTGAAGAGTCAACATCGTGGTAGCTACCGTCCGACAGAGTGGCGGAAACGCCCACAACTTCACATTCGCACAAGGGGCCTTTAACAAGAGCTCGTTGGAACCCTTTGTCCACAGCCGGGATGTATTCTTTGGGAATACGTCCCTGGGTGATCGCATTTTTGAATTCGTAGGTTTCACCGTCATTTTCCACGGGCATTGGTTCAATTTTACCAACGACGTGAGCGTACTGACCAGAACCACCAGTCTGCTTTTTGTGCTTGTGATTGTATTCCACAGGGATGGTCGGTGTTTCGCGGTAAGCCACGCGGGGTTCACCCACGATACATTCGACTTTGTATTCACGTTTGATACGTTCGATGTAAACATCGAGGTGCAGCTGACCCATACCAGCGATGATGGTCTGATTGGTTTCTTCATCAGTCATCACGTGGAAGGTAGGGTCTTCGCGGTTGAAACGCTGAATGGCTTTAGCCAGACGATCGGCACCGTCCCGGTCGAGTGGTTCGATCGAAAGACGAATCACAGGCTCAGGTACAAAGATACTTTCCAGAGCGTAGTTTTCACCATCGCTACAGAATGTATCCCCGGAGGCACACTCCATACCTACAGCGGCGATAATGTCACCTGCTTCACCTACATCAACGTCTTCACGGCTGTCAGCGTGCATACGTACCAGCCGGCCAAAGCGGGTTGAGTTCCCGGTTCGGGTGTTGACGTAGCTCTGACCTTTTTCGATTTTACCCTGATAGATTCGCATGTAGGTCAGCTGACCGAAGGTTTCGTCGACAATCTTGAAGGCCATGGCAACCAGAGGTTTGTCAGAAGAGTGTGACAGCTTCGTACGGAACGAATCGCTGTGCGTATCTTCTGCACCTTCTTTGATGGCTTTCTGCTGAGCGTCCAGGTCAATCGCAGAAATTTCACGATCGAGCGGGCTGGGCAGGAAGCGAACCACGGCGTCAAGCAGAGTCTGCACACCTTTGTTCTTGAAAGCTGTTCCCATCATGACGGGGGTGATTTCGTGAGACAGAGTCGCTTCACGAATGACTTTGTAAATGTCGTCAACGGGAATTTCTGCCTCTTCCAGCAGGGCGACCATCAGGTCGTCGCTGAACATGGAGAGGGTTTCCAGCATCGCAGCACGAGCTTCTTCAGCAGCAGCTTTGAACTGCTCAGGAATTTCGCCGAGGACTTCTTTTTCACCCTGTTCGCCTTCGTAGGTGACGGCCTGCATGGTTACCAGGTCAACTACACCTTCGAACTGAGCACCTTCACCCATGGGAATCTGCAGCGGCAGAGGCACAACGTGCAACTTTTCTTCGATCTGCTTGATCACGCTGGCAGAATCGGCACCGGTACGGTCCATCTTATTGATGAAGGCAATACGGGGAACGCCGTAACGTTTCATCTGACGGTCAACGGTCAGAGACTGGCTCTGTACACCGCCTACCGAGCAGAGTACGAGAACGGCACCGTCCAGCACGCGAAGACTACGTTCCACTTCCACGGTAAAGTCAACGTGGCCCGGGGTATCGATGATGTTGACAGTATAGTCTCTCCACTGCACCTGTGTGGCGGCAGAAGCGATGGTAATCCCACGCTCACGCTCCAGGTCCATACTGTCCATGGTTGCTCCACCGTCACCACCTCGCACTTCACGCACTTTGTGGATTCGGCCTGAGTAGTACAGAATCCGTTCGGTAAGTGTGGTTTTACCAGAGTCGATGTGAGCCGAAATACCAATGTTTCGATACTTGTCCAGATTTTTCATGGCTTTAGTGCAGGTTTACTTTAGGGAACGTGTTATGGATACAAAATGATCGGCAACGTACCGACCTTGATCAAGAGCTCAATATTATTCGGAACTTTTGAGAAGAAGCTCTCAAGTTTTACGGGGAGGCAGGCCCCGCAAATCGCATCACTCTACTGGTGTGATGGCTGACCCGGCAGGTTTTCACAACAAGGGATCACTGACATCCGATACATTCGCAAGTAGATAATCTGAGCGTAAGGTGTGAGCGTAGAATCTTATCGTTGTATCGACTTCGGGGGAAGAGGATTTTTGGTTAAATTCCGAAAACTCCCTGATTTATTGCTTCAATATTGTATACGTCAGAAGCCGAATGTGAAAGGGAAAAAAACAGGGAGAATTTCAGATGAAATTCTCCCTGCAGGTAAGTTCAAACTTTAACTAAGCTTATGCTTTTTCATCCAGCACAGCCTGAGCTGCTGCCAGACGGGCGATTGGAACCCGGAAAGGTGAGCAGCTGACGTAATCCAGACCCAGTCCGTGGCAGAAGATCACACTGGCAGGATCACCACCGTGTTCACCACAAATCCCGATCTTGAGGTCGGAACGAGTACCACGACCGCGTTCGACACCGGTCTGCATCAGACGTCCAACACCATCCTGATCGATGGTCTGGAACGGGTCTGCAGGAATGATGTCATTTTCACGGTAGTGACCGATGAAGGTACCGTAGTCGTCACGGCTCATACCCAGAGTGGTCTGGGTCAGGTCGTTGGTACCGAAGCTGAAGAACTGGGCGGTTTCTGCGATCTGATCTGCACAGATGGCAGCACGCGGCAGCTCAACCATGGTTCCGACCATGTACTCAACCTTGACGCCTTTTTCTTCCAGAACCTGCTCGGCAACTTCACGGATGATCTTGGCCTGGTTATCGAATTCAGTCTGGAATCCAGCCAGAGGCACCATGATTTCAGGATGCACTTTGATGCCTTCCTTCTGCACGTCGCAGGCGGCTTCCATGATGGCCCGGGCCTGCATCGCGGTGATTTCTGGATAAACAATACCCAGACGACAGCCACGATGACCCAGCATCGGGTTCAGCTCGTGCAGTTCTTCTACACGGCGACGGATGAATTCAACAGTCACACCCAGTTCGTTGGCCAGTTCTTCAGCCAGGGTCGGGTTTTCTTCCAGGTGACGGTCAGAGAGGAACTCGTGCAGCGGCGGATCCAACAGACGAATGGTTACCGGCAGACCGTTCATGGCCTTGAAGATGCCGGTAAAGTCTTCGCGCTGGAAGGGCAGCAGCTTGTTAACAGCTTTGGTGCGTGATTCCACATCGCCGGCAGCGATCATTTCGCGGATTTCTGCGAGGTGGTGGAAGAACATGTGCTCGGTTCGACACAGACCAATCCCTTCAGCACCGAAAGCAATGGCTTCAGCTGCCTGATCGGGCTGGTCAGCGTTAGTACGAACACGCAGCTTGCGGATTTCATCAACCCAGCCCATCAGTTGCTGGTATCGCTGAAATGCTTCTGAGTCTTCAGGTTTCATGGTTTTGGAGATCAGCACTTCCACGATTTCACTCGGTTTGGTTTCCACTTTACCGGCGAAGATTTCGCCTGTGAAACCGTCGATGCTGATCCAGTCGCCGCTCTTGAGAACCTTGTCACCGGCGGTGATAGTTCCAGCAGCAGAATCAATCTTCAGTTCAGAAGCACCAACAACACAAGCTTTACCCATCTGGCGGCTCACCAGGGCAGCGTGTGAGCTGGCACCACCCAGGGCGGTCAGAATCCCCTTTGAAACTCGCATTCCGCGAAGGTCTTCGGGGCTGGTTTCGCGACGAACGAGTACCAGCTGAGCGGAGTTGTCACGGTTGAAAATGGCTTCGGCTTCTTCAGCACTGAAGCAGATGTGACCACTGGCAGCACCCGGACCGGCGTTGATACCCTTGGTCAGCAGGTTTCCTTCCTGGGCGGATTTCTGTTTTTCAGCCGGGTCAAAAATCGGCTGCAGGAGCTGGTTCAGGTCGTCAGCAGGAATCCGGCGTTTGGTGATCGCTTCTTCCTTGCTGACCAGGCCTTCGTTTACCAGATCGACGGCGATACGGACGGCGGCAAAACCGGTTCGTTTTGCGTTACGAGTCTGCAGCATCCAGACCTTGCCACGTTGAATAGTGAACTCGATGTCCTGCACGTCTTTGTAGTGTTTTTCCAGGATCTGACCGATTTCTTCGAGCTGCTTGTAACCTTCCGGCATGTCGCTGCTCAAAGTAGCTTCGATCTGTTTCGGAGTACGAATACCAGCCACCACGTCTTCACCCTGAGCGTTGATCAGGTAGTCGCCACAGAAACCAGGTTCACCGGTAGAACAGTTACGGGTCAGGCCGACACCAGTCGCACAGTCGTCGCCCAGGTTTCCGTAAACCATAGCCTGAACGTTACAGGCGGTTCCCCAGTTGTGAGGAATGCCATAATCGCGGCGGTAAACGACAGCACGGTCGTTATCCCAGCTGCTGAAGACGGCTCCGATAGCACCCCAGATCTGCTGTTTGGGATCGGTCGGGAATTCCTGACCAGTGCTTTCTTTGATCAGGGTCTTGAATTCAGCCACCAGTTCTTTGAGGTGTTCGGCACTCAGTTCAGAGTCGTATTGGACGCCGGCTTTTTCACGCTTGGCTTCGAGAGCATGTTCGAACGGATCTTCATGCTCACCTTTCATACCCATAACCACATCGCCATACATCTGCACGAAGCGGCGGTAGCTGTCCCAGGCGAACGCTTCATTGCCGGACTGTTTCGCCAGTGCTTCGACGGTGGTATCGTTCAGACCGATGTTCAAAACGGTGTCCATCATACCGGGCATGGATTCCCGGGCACCGGAACGACAGGAGACGAGCAGGGGGTTGGTGTCACAGCCGAATTTAGCACCCATGGCTTCTTCGACTTTGGCCAGAGCTTCTTCAACCTGTGCGTCTACACCTTCGGGGTATTCTCCACCGGTTTTGCTGTAGTGAATACAGACGTCTGTATTCAGGGTGAAACCAGCTGGGACGGGGAGCCCGATGTTAATCATTTCTGCCAGGTTGGCCCCTTTCCCCCCCAGGGTATTGCGCAATGTGGCGTCGCCATCTGCTTTTCCATCGCCGAAGAAGTACACATACTTTTGACCTGACATACTTAATTCCTCTAAATGTTAATCAATCAGCCCGTCGGTCCCTTCACGCAAAGAAACCGGACGCTGACCAGTACATATCTATTGTTCAGAAGCTCGCAGCTTCCCAGTAAGATGCGGGACTGAAGATTCAACCCCTCTCCTGCTCAATTCCTAACACGTGACAGTCGGCAAGAATTTGCCAGCTGCTGATTATTTTGTTGGAAGACAGACTCGTCTCTGGCGGTTGCTATCCAGTGATTCCGATGGGACTTCGTTCGAAGTCGTTCCGTCCGGGCAATCTGCTGTTTGCAGCGGATGTGGCTACTGTACGTTAAGCCATCGGATTGCAGCATATTTACTAGGGACACTACCATTGCTCCGTCTGGCCGTCAAGCGACTGGATAGATTCGGGTTAAACGCTCCCGGAAATCCTCTGAATCTTCACCAAAGCCGACGTAATCAGAGCTCATAGCCAGTTGATTCCCCTGAAGTAAGCAGAATTAGCGTGGAAATTTGCTTCAGCTGTGATAACATTAAATTGAGCGCTAGTGATTCCGGTCAGGGGGCCAATCTCGGGATCATGTTAACTCACTTCCATTTCTTCACTTACATATCTTGAGTTCTCGATGCGGGCTGTACCATGATAGCGAAACTGATTCCATTAAATGGTGGTCAGCCGATTCTGATTGATAAAGACGTTACAGTGGTCGGTCGGAAATCGGACCTGTGTGACGTGCAGATTGATAAAAACAGCATCTCTAAGATCCATTGTGTGATTATCAAAACGGACGGTCTTCTGTTCGTGCGAGACCTGTGCAGCACGAACGGGACCCGGGTGAACGGTCAGAAAATCACCCGCGGTGCTCTGCTGCCCGGAGATGAACTCTCAATTGCTTCGACCCGCTTCGAGGTAGAACTAACCGGGAAGCATAAAAAGCAGCAGGAACCGGTTGAAGAAAGTCATCGCCATACCGAGATGCTGACTGCCTTCAACCTGGAGGTCGAGAGCCTGGATGAGAAACCAGAATCCGATGGTGACAGTGAGCTGAAACTGGCCTCAGAATAAACTGATAACTCAGCCGGCCAGTTGCAGTGACAGCTCTTCTTCGTTGAGTGAAACGATCGCGATCCCCAGCTTGTCTGCCAGGTCGGCGACTTCCTGTTGGTCGATCATGATCGTCTGGTTGCTTTCAATTGCCAGTACCCGTCCGCCTGCTTCGTGCATGGTCTGCAATGTTTTGATACCCACCGTGGGAACATCAAATCGACGATCCTGCTGGGGTTTGGCAACTTTAACCACGGTAAAACCACCTCGTTTACAAAGCTGGCCGGCCCGTTGAATCGCACGATCGGTACCTTCAATCGCTTCAACTGCGATGACAGCTTTATCGTTCACGACGATACTTTGTCCAATGTCCAACTGCCCCATCTGCTTGGCAATATCCCAACCCATTTTAATGTCTTCCCACTGTGAATGGCTGGGACGTCGTTTCGTCAGAAATCCGTGTTTCACAAGTAACTCCGGGCAATAATCCAGTGCTGATTCGAAAAATAGATCGTCACGCTCAAATTCTTTAATCACCGCCAGAAGCAGAGTATCGTCTTTACGATCTTCCCTGGCGTAACGATACCACATATGCAGCGTGCGGAAATCGGGTAACAGTTTGAATATTCGAAACGGGCTGAACAGGACCGTTTTTTCAATCTTGCCCGCCATCACGATGCGTTTAACTTCTTCCCGTTTGAACAATTTGATTGCCCGGCCGATGCGTGCCAGGGGAATCCAGTGAAACGTATCGCAGATGTCCATCAGCTCGTCACTGGCCATGCCGAAGATGCCCAGGCAGCAGACGGAATAACCCTGTTGCTGTGCCTGTTCCGCAAAGACGATTGGGAAGCGGCCTGCACCAGCCAGCAATCCGATCTGTCGTCGGGTGTCGGGAGGAGAAGTTTGTAATGTATTCATCATTAATCAGTCAGTTTCACGTTGAAACGGGTTTTGAAATGAAGACTCAGGTAAGCGCGGATTTGTCGTTGATCTGACTCGAATCGTTCAGAGCTTCGAACTGCTGTGTGAGTGTTTTGAGTTGCTGTTCGAGGTCACGGATCTGCTTCCGCATTTCAGGAACCTTGCGAATAGACATCACAATTTTCCGTTGTTCTTTTTCAGGCGCTGCAGGTGTTCCGATATGGACTTCGCCGGGCGGAATATCGCGGTGAACACCGGCCCGGGCACCCAGAGTAGCCTGATCTCCGATGTGCACGTGGTCTGCGATACCGACCTGTCCTGCACAGCGAACGTAATCTCCTGTGGTAATCGAACCGGCAAAACCGACTTGTGAAGCAAACGCGTTATGTTTGCCGATTTCGCAGTTATGGGCGATCATCACCTGGTTATCGATCTTGGTTCCCAGACCGATGACTGTCGGTCCGATCATACCCCGGTCGATGGTTGTTCCGGCGCCAATTTCGACATCGTCTTCGATACGCACACTGCCGAGATGAGGAATCTTGACGTACCGACCATTTTCGAAGCGATAGCCAAAACCGTCACATCCCAGCACAGCTGCGGCGTGAATTAAAACCCGGTCAGCGATTTTGACATCCGGGTAGAGAACTGTATTGGCATGAATGGTCACATCGTCACCGAGGACGCAATCATCACCGATGTAGACGCCAGGGTAAATCCGGCAGTTGTTTCCAATTTTGACACCAGGGCGAATCGTGACCCGCGGATAAATGTGACAGTTCTCACCGATGGTGGCCTGGTCACTGATATCAGCTGCAGGAGAAATGCCGATTTCGGGAAGCTCCCGAGCAGGGCGGAGTTTCTGAATGACTTTGATGAAGGCAGCCTGGGCATCCACCACGGTCAGGGAGGTCATCGGGGTGGATTCAAAAGCTTTCTGGAACGACTCTTCCAGGCGTTGCTCGATAATCACGGCGCCAGCCTGACTCGACTTGAGGCGTTTCAGGTTGAGTTCATCGCCCACAAAAGTGATATCATGGGGACCCGCTTTGAGAACGGATTCCGCTCCATGTATTTCCAGCCTCTGATTGCCACGGGCCGGGCAATTCAGTTCTTGAGCGATCCACTCTACCGTCGTCGACATCAAGGAGTCCTTTCCGAGAGATGTACGTATGCGATATCAATTGTCTGATTGAATACGGGAAAATGAGATACCATCCTGGCACTCTTTGAATCCTGATTTCCCGGAATCGAATGATTTTTACCTGATTTTACAAAAGTAACGCAAGAGCATTTTTTAACTCAGACGCAAATTGTTTCCACATCTTGAGATGTTAAGCAGGGCAGTGAGCGCTGCTTCTTTGTCTTGTGACCTGAGTCTCCTCAGAATTCAGGAATGCCACTGGTAGCCAACAGCCGAAGAATTAGTTAGGATATTCTTTTCATGGAATAGGCTAATTTTACGTTGATCAGGTTGCATTGACTGGTTCGTATGTTCAGTTGTGCGGCAGAAGATTTTTTCAGGAATGCTTGGTAATAACGATGTCGGTACGTGGAATTCGTGGTGCAACAACAGTGACTCAGGACGTTTCAGCAGAGGTATTGTCTGCGACACGCGAACTGCTGGAGCAACTGCTCAAAGCGAATCGGATTGAAAACTACGAAGACATTGTCTCCGTATTTTTTACCACCACCCCTG
This window harbors:
- the trxA gene encoding thioredoxin — its product is MSANAPWIIDVTEENFETEVLQKSQQMPIIIDFWAPWCGPCQQLAPMLENVINEFQGKVQLAKINIDEQQGLAAAFRVQSIPTVVAFLNGQPVDHFQGILPEESLREWVTQLVPSPIDMLLQEGQILEETDPAAAEGKYREAAELDPKNDTIKLRLAAVLVKLSRFDECGQIIEELEARGFLEPEAEQIKSQLELQAAADEAGGVEEARKALEADPDNADLKIALADALAISNKHEEALEICLAIIAEDKAGAGVEAKATMLRIFDLLGPQSALTSAYRRKLATLLY
- a CDS encoding 6-pyruvoyl trahydropterin synthase family protein, with amino-acid sequence MKDSVPRYKVRVTKDHLVFSAAHFITFNGNICERLHGHNWRVAAELTGPLDENGYVFDFIALRDQLQKTVDALDHRVLLPTQHDKIKVREDQNEVEATFEERRWVFPREDCILLPVANTTAELIAHWIGQQLMTVIGSDAASQIESVQIEVEENFGQWAICELPVTRN
- a CDS encoding triphosphoribosyl-dephospho-CoA synthase; translated protein: MSQNKAQLENWCYLACLLEATARKPGNVHPGVSFPDLMYVDFLRSARAIAPLLPQSEPGRIGETILNCITATRDVSASNSNLGMVLLLAPLLAIPNELTISAGIESVLEGLSVADARLVYEAIRVACPGGLGETETQDILDEPTGTLREVMALAAERDAVAREYASGFEITLQTAVPALQDFWNQSSDWETAVIRLQLMLMAACPDTLIARKCGRAEAEEAARRARETLQAEDFESSLQGLDRWLRETGNRRNPGTTADLIVAALFVALRDGFIKPPAPATIRKKVPPPFQAELSSLIYEG
- a CDS encoding dihydrodipicolinate synthase family protein; amino-acid sequence: MSPSIERQQLQTVHIVPLTAFDQQDRINVEMQSAHTTKLYEAGMRVYLPGAGTSEFHSLLPEEIVQLVKITREVTGPETLIFAPIGYQVNAAKQLAVDCLEAGATGIMFMPFAHPYMSDRGAEEYYRAVMDAADCPTLFYKKAAIPSDELLLELASDERAVGVKYSVNQMHQFRTTVSADTEGMEWVCGSAERFAPYYMLAGSGGFTSGAGNVCPHLSLAMHAAFLSGDYAEGMRIQQQILPIEDYRARCGDSFNISMLKYAITLTGADFGPPRPPQRTLTSEQEAEIRQLMEPVLAAEAELAQQKSPVS
- the fusA gene encoding elongation factor G, translated to MKNLDKYRNIGISAHIDSGKTTLTERILYYSGRIHKVREVRGGDGGATMDSMDLERERGITIASAATQVQWRDYTVNIIDTPGHVDFTVEVERSLRVLDGAVLVLCSVGGVQSQSLTVDRQMKRYGVPRIAFINKMDRTGADSASVIKQIEEKLHVVPLPLQIPMGEGAQFEGVVDLVTMQAVTYEGEQGEKEVLGEIPEQFKAAAEEARAAMLETLSMFSDDLMVALLEEAEIPVDDIYKVIREATLSHEITPVMMGTAFKNKGVQTLLDAVVRFLPSPLDREISAIDLDAQQKAIKEGAEDTHSDSFRTKLSHSSDKPLVAMAFKIVDETFGQLTYMRIYQGKIEKGQSYVNTRTGNSTRFGRLVRMHADSREDVDVGEAGDIIAAVGMECASGDTFCSDGENYALESIFVPEPVIRLSIEPLDRDGADRLAKAIQRFNREDPTFHVMTDEETNQTIIAGMGQLHLDVYIERIKREYKVECIVGEPRVAYRETPTIPVEYNHKHKKQTGGSGQYAHVVGKIEPMPVENDGETYEFKNAITQGRIPKEYIPAVDKGFQRALVKGPLCECEVVGVSATLSDGSYHDVDSSEMAFNVAAFNCMRDSLKKANMALLEPIMKLEVEVPEEFQGAVTGHIAQKRGVINTSETKMGTSVFIAEVPLASMFDYANELRSMTQGKGGFSMEFSRYAQVPRNIQEEVVARRLKEKEERMATA
- the ppdK gene encoding pyruvate, phosphate dikinase, which produces MSGQKYVYFFGDGKADGDATLRNTLGGKGANLAEMINIGLPVPAGFTLNTDVCIHYSKTGGEYPEGVDAQVEEALAKVEEAMGAKFGCDTNPLLVSCRSGARESMPGMMDTVLNIGLNDTTVEALAKQSGNEAFAWDSYRRFVQMYGDVVMGMKGEHEDPFEHALEAKREKAGVQYDSELSAEHLKELVAEFKTLIKESTGQEFPTDPKQQIWGAIGAVFSSWDNDRAVVYRRDYGIPHNWGTACNVQAMVYGNLGDDCATGVGLTRNCSTGEPGFCGDYLINAQGEDVVAGIRTPKQIEATLSSDMPEGYKQLEEIGQILEKHYKDVQDIEFTIQRGKVWMLQTRNAKRTGFAAVRIAVDLVNEGLVSKEEAITKRRIPADDLNQLLQPIFDPAEKQKSAQEGNLLTKGINAGPGAASGHICFSAEEAEAIFNRDNSAQLVLVRRETSPEDLRGMRVSKGILTALGGASSHAALVSRQMGKACVVGASELKIDSAAGTITAGDKVLKSGDWISIDGFTGEIFAGKVETKPSEIVEVLISKTMKPEDSEAFQRYQQLMGWVDEIRKLRVRTNADQPDQAAEAIAFGAEGIGLCRTEHMFFHHLAEIREMIAAGDVESRTKAVNKLLPFQREDFTGIFKAMNGLPVTIRLLDPPLHEFLSDRHLEENPTLAEELANELGVTVEFIRRRVEELHELNPMLGHRGCRLGIVYPEITAMQARAIMEAACDVQKEGIKVHPEIMVPLAGFQTEFDNQAKIIREVAEQVLEEKGVKVEYMVGTMVELPRAAICADQIAETAQFFSFGTNDLTQTTLGMSRDDYGTFIGHYRENDIIPADPFQTIDQDGVGRLMQTGVERGRGTRSDLKIGICGEHGGDPASVIFCHGLGLDYVSCSPFRVPIARLAAAQAVLDEKA
- a CDS encoding FHA domain-containing protein, with the translated sequence MIAKLIPLNGGQPILIDKDVTVVGRKSDLCDVQIDKNSISKIHCVIIKTDGLLFVRDLCSTNGTRVNGQKITRGALLPGDELSIASTRFEVELTGKHKKQQEPVEESHRHTEMLTAFNLEVESLDEKPESDGDSELKLASE
- a CDS encoding LpxI family protein produces the protein MMNTLQTSPPDTRRQIGLLAGAGRFPIVFAEQAQQQGYSVCCLGIFGMASDELMDICDTFHWIPLARIGRAIKLFKREEVKRIVMAGKIEKTVLFSPFRIFKLLPDFRTLHMWYRYAREDRKDDTLLLAVIKEFERDDLFFESALDYCPELLVKHGFLTKRRPSHSQWEDIKMGWDIAKQMGQLDIGQSIVVNDKAVIAVEAIEGTDRAIQRAGQLCKRGGFTVVKVAKPQQDRRFDVPTVGIKTLQTMHEAGGRVLAIESNQTIMIDQQEVADLADKLGIAIVSLNEEELSLQLAG